DNA sequence from the Myxococcus xanthus genome:
TGCGTATTCCGGTCATGGTGAGCACTCGTTCCGGCTCAAGCCGAGCAGCGATTCCGGCTGATGGCGAGCGGTCGGAGCGTCAGCGACGCTGGGTGGTTCATCCCTTGGCCTGCTTGCGGCCCTTCGTCAAATTTGTCTCCACGTACCGGATGGACTCTCCGCCCAGCTTGATGCGATGGGCGTTGTGGACCAGACGGTCGAGGATGGCGTCGGCGAGCGTCGCGTCGCCGATGACGGCGTGCCAGTCTTTCGGCTCAAGCTGGGATGTCACCACGGTGCTCGCGAGCTGGTAGCGGTCCTCCAGGACTTCGAGCAACTCCTTGCGCTCCGGAGCGCCGAGCGGCTCAAGGCCGAAGTCATCGAGGATGAGCACCTGGGCCTTGGCCAGTCGCTTGAGCACGTGCGCGTAGGTTCCATCGGCGCGCGCCTGGGCGAGCTCATCGAAGAGACGTGAGGCCCGGCGGTACACCACCGAGTAGCCATCCCGACACGCCTTCTGGCCCAGGGCGCATGCGAGGAAGGATTTGCCGACGCCCGTGGGCCCGGTGAGGAGGACATTCTGCTTGTCCGCCGCCCACTTCGAGGTGGACAGCTCCATCACCTGAGTCTTTGCGAGCCCGCGCGCGTGCCCGTAGTCGATGTCTTCCAAGGCCGCGGCCTGGCGCAGGCGCGCGGCGCTCAGCCGAGAGGAGAGTTTCTTGTTCTCTCGGTGCATCCACTCCGCGTCGGCCAGCAGGCCCACCAGGTCGGCTGGGCCAACA
Encoded proteins:
- the istB gene encoding IS21-like element helper ATPase IstB, translated to MLVEQTLEKLNGMKLHGMASYLRDWLARPGERDVGPADLVGLLADAEWMHRENKKLSSRLSAARLRQAAALEDIDYGHARGLAKTQVMELSTSKWAADKQNVLLTGPTGVGKSFLACALGQKACRDGYSVVYRRASRLFDELAQARADGTYAHVLKRLAKAQVLILDDFGLEPLGAPERKELLEVLEDRYQLASTVVTSQLEPKDWHAVIGDATLADAILDRLVHNAHRIKLGGESIRYVETNLTKGRKQAKG